The Marasmius oreades isolate 03SP1 chromosome 9, whole genome shotgun sequence sequence AACACTCACGGTGGAGTACAGGACAACTCCGTGTTCTATGTACATGTACGGTGCAGAAAGAAAACAGTCTACACGCCAtttactcgcacttcactcgTTTTGTCGATGCTTGACAGCACGAATGTTCCATATCCTTTCTCCGCATCGGACTGACAAAGACTGTGGTATAACGGTATACCCCCTAGAAAGTTCAGCTGCTCGATCGGTTTCCCCGGAATATTGGCACCCATCCACCAGGATTTCGCCTTGTGGAGCAGACCTTTGGTAGAGATGTCCAATACCAGATTCCGCCAATCCTCCTCTGCCTTTCGAGTTGTTTCAATACGCGTGAGGCCATTGCTCAGCATATGTCCTATACACGCCGCCAACCAATCTCCTTGTATCTCCTAAATAAACCCGTTAGTCGGATGCAACATAACGGGGCTGTTGTCCAAACGTACAATACACGTGGGTCCATTCGCGAGCGCAGTAGGAGCCTGAGGTCCATAAACGAAGAACAGGTTTGGGAAGTTCGCGGTTGTCATCCCCAGGTTCGTATACACCCCGTTCGCCCACTTATCTTTGATTGAAGTACCATCAACCCCTCGAATGTCGATCTGTGTAATACCGCCTGTAATGCCATCAAATCCGGTGGCCAAAACGATGGCATCGACTTCGTGGCGAACACCGTCGCCGGTGATGATGGCGTCCGACGTGATCTCAGCAATGGGGTTCTTCCCGAGGTCGATGAGTTCCACGTTTGGTTGGTtatacacttcatagtaagtTTGTTCGAGAGCTGGTCGTTTGGTACAGAAATGATGAGGAGCAATGGTGGGTGCGAGGGTCTCTTGCATGACAGGATCATGTATTCGTTCTCGGGCTTTCTCCTTCCAAAATTCGTAGGCTTCCATGTTCGCTTCTTCGTTTGTTAGAATGTCTTGGTAATTTGAGCCGGTGAAGTGCCAACCGCCCCGACACCATAAATCTTCGAAAAGGAGACGACGCTCTTCGGGCGAGACGCTGGAGAGATCGCGAGGGTAAGGGTTGAAATCGCATCCAActtgaaagaagaagaaaacgtgTCAACCGTCGTAGCACACCGAGCAGAAAAAGTAGAGTTTGACTTATGGTCTGCAATCTTCTCTTATAGATCGTTGGATACaaatccttcttcttctcctgcaATTCTTTGTCTAGTTTTGTCTGCATCATAGGGAGGGCAAAATTCGGAGTACGCTGGAAAACCGTGAGGTGCCCCACAGTTGGTCCTATCTCCTGGATGACTTGGACTCCGCTTGCACCAGTACCGATCACCGCAACTCTCTTTCCTGTCAATGGTACCCCTTCTTGTGGCCATGCTGCAGTGTGGTGGAGGACACCCTGGAAGGTTTCGAGTCCTACAAAGGGGGGAATGTATTTCTTTGAAGCGAATCCTGTGCAAAGAATCAAGAAACGAGGGCGAACAACGGTTCCATCTTCCGTTTTCACGTTCCATCGGTCGACTTGGTCGTCGAAGTGAGCGGCGACAACGCGAGTGTTGAAGCGAATATCCTTGCTCAAGCCGAGCTTTGAATCAACATAATTGAAATAATCCCTAAGCTCAGTATAGCTGGGGAACTTCTCCGTCCAGGTCCAGTCCTTCCATAAATCCTCTATTGAGAACTCGTATACGGGAACGTCTAGAGCATAGTTAACAAGAACTGAACAACGACGACCATGTGCCCCCCACTTACTGGAATCCACTCGTGCACCAGGGTAACAGTTCCAATGCCAGATACCCCCAAGACTGCTCCCAGCCTCGAAAAGCTTAACGGAGCATCCAAGTTGCCGTAGTCGATGAAGTGTGTACACTCCGCTAAACCCAGCGCCGACAACCAGAACGTCGAGTTCGCCCAGATTGGAGTCTTCGGAGGGTCTGGACATACTGTTTTGTTGCAGAACAGCATGATTTTTATTTAACGAGTGCCGGCGAATACGGTAAAGACCGTATCCAATTATGTTCTTGTTCTTTATCAGCCTTCAAGTCCAAAGCGAATTCTGATTTCTAGTCCGAATGTGAAGAACATTCTCACTGGCCGTGAGAACCCAAAAATGAACGATCGAGATTAATCGAGCCCAACCATCAGAATAAATACATCAATGTGTTGCACGTCGAGGCGATTGCCCGGACAGAAGGCCAAAGTCGGGAACAAGGAGGTATCTCACAACTCATCATGCTGCACAGCTCGTGCACCACCCTTCTTCGGCAACTTATACCCGCCCCTCCATAGCTTCTCGAAAGTTCCGGATGAATCATACTTTTTCTGAATCTCCTGCATCTTATCCAGGTCTTCAGGTGTGACTGAACGCTCATACACACGCTGCCGCTCATTCGCGTAGTTGATATAGACAAACTCGTCCAGTATGCCACGCTTACGAGCCTCGGCTTCGCCCCAAGCGCCAAAGGTGTTGGTGGCCTCTTTCATGACAAGTTCATCCGTAGGTTCCGTCCAGGTGATTAGGATAAGAATACCTGGAAATACATCGCTGGGTCAAAAAACAGTAGAACAAACGTGATTTTGTGGGGCACTCACAAACGAGATCAGCGTTTGATCGTTTCAGAGCGTTGTAGATCGGACTGTGAGCTGCACCCTCGATGTAGCTCTTCTGGAATGATTGGAAGCTCAAAGTTGTGGTAAGGCCTTTCCGGTTTTTCAACGGTTCAAAGATGGTTTGCGCCATTGCTTGCATATCCATGAAAAAGTCTGTATTGACCTTTGTCGTCATCGTAAACCAAGCCGACCGGGCGGTAGACTCGAGCGCGTGCGCAATTACTTCGTCTACAACGTCATGAGTGGTGCCTACCTTCTCCGCGTGCATGATAGGTTCAGCGGAGGACATTCTTGCAAGAGGAACGGAATCGAGATTGACTTGAATGGCCATAGCCAGGTCCATCCCGTTGTTGTAGTTGAAGACGACAGCTTTGAAATCTTTCCTGTTCTCTTCGTCGTGGACGTATTTCTCGAAGTCGACAAGGAGTTCCGATGCGGTTGGCTTGGTAAACGGGTAGACGGAGACAGCTCCATAGATCGAAGGAGAGTGGTAAGTACGCATGTCGAACCGGGTGACGATACCGTAGTTGGTACCAGCCATCTTCAGTGCCCAGAACAGGTCCGagtttgtttttttgttcGCTTCGACTATGCGTCCGTCCGAAAGCACCACCTCGTAGTTGAACACGTTATCCGCACCAAAACCTTTGTCAACGGACGCGAATGCTATGCCACCTTTGAGATTGGGATTAGAGAGAGGAGGGTGAGAAAGGCAAGTCAGTACGGTGGGGACGAAAACTTACCACCTAAAAGGAAACCACCGATACCGACAGCATTGATTCTTCCACCAATAGCTGACACGTTATACGGGGCCATGACTTTGTAGACTTCTTGCCAAAGCGGACCAGGCCCCAACTTGACCATTTGGTCCTCGGGTGAGACATCAATCTGGTTCATCCCTCTGAGATCGATGACGAACCCTCCATCGATGTTGGATGAACCCTTCCACGACATATGGCCGCCAGAAGCTACGGCAAACGGACATTGGCTATCTTTAGCAATCTTCACGATGAGCGAAACGTCTGAGGCAGAGTTGGGTTTGACTGTGCAGGTAGGGAACAGTTCCTGCTGTTGGAGGGAATAATACGTGGCATGACGAGTGTTGTATTCGGGAGTGCCACGTGCAAAGACCATGGACGGCAGCTTAGCGCGGAGAGCATCACACTGTGCAATTTCTCTGTACTCAGTGACTTGAAGTGTTCCCGGAGGTTTATTACAACACTTACGCATTTAGACCCCACGCTTGAGTCAATGAAAACGGATTGAGCTGGGTCTTGAGCTGATGCCCCGAGGTAGACCGAAGGCAACAGCAGCAACGtacatctgaggagcatcATACTGGGAGATGGGGGGAAGAGAGGAACGAGGACGCATCTTTAACAACCAGATGTCTGCCGAAGAGCAACCACGGAATGCCGAGAGCGCCCAAGCCTAGAACTGCACCTGCGAGAACTCTGAAAATGTTGAGAACACGGGCGGCGGAACGAGACCCTTCTTGATGAACACGGGAAGTCGTGATCACCGTTGTCCGGCTATCAAACTTACGATCGGCATGTGGGAGCTTTTGAGCTCTGTTTTCGGGTCACTATCACCGATACTTGGAAATTATTGACAAAAATTACTCGATAAATTTACAGTCCAGTTTTGTGCCGGAGGGTACATACCCGACTCGGATACAAGCTAACTAAAAGACATACAGATCATCGCCTACATAGCCATTGTTACACTACACCACATCGTATTCTGAATTCTGCATAGAACCTTTGGATAACTTGAGCTAAAATAGGTCGTCAACATCAACGTAGTTAAAGATCCAAATCATGAGAACACCAACCTGATCGGCATGTGTATCCGTTGTCGTCTGTTTCGAGATATGAAGAGTGTTGCCCGAGTTTGAAGAGTACCCATGGCTCAGGCCGGACACCACCGTCAACCCAAAGGCGTTATTACCATTACTAGTGTCGGGACGAGTGTTATTCCAGTTCGTCGTACTGACATCAGCTCCGGTTTGTCTTGCATTAAGACTGAGCAACAGTGCATTGGAGTATCTAGTATGTCAAGTGAGCCTACGTCCTCGAGTCGGCCCATCATGATCATTCGAACTTACAATTTCGAAATGGATCTGTCACTGAAAAGCGGGAAAATGAAATGTCAGAACAGAAGTTCGATTCTAGAAACACGGTACTTTTTACTCACAAGATCATATAAAGATAGTTCTGTGGGAACAACACAAATAGAACCAGGTTGATCACTGTGACAACGAAGGTCACCGTCCCGGTCTCCACAGAACGTACAATGAGGCTCTTGACAAGCGTCTGCGTGCGTTTAACTTTCGAAGCTCGGCTGTATTGGACGAGCTGGGACGTTGTTAACAGAATAAATGTGAGTGAAAATGTTGCCAGGACTCACAATCGTTGTCATGGATAGGGCAATGAATAGATCACATATGACAGCGCCGATCAACCAAGCCTATCACATGGCAGAAACGATGAGAAAGTTTGAGACCTTTCGAAACTGAGGCAGACACACCTGGTCATACTTTGTTCCCCTTTTCAGAAGGTCCACGCTAGCTGCATTAGCTCCTGCATGAAGGTACTGAATGAAGTATAGATCGTGTCGGTGTTTATGACCAAAGGTTATCGATAAGAAAAATACGTACCAGACCAACTGCGGCCAGACAGAAGGCGCATTGCTCCAAAGCAAGCTGATGGAGGGGTagaattttgagaaggaacgAGGGAAAACCTGGTTTGTATTACTCACCAAGACAATGAGGACGACGACTATTTTAACAATGATACTGTCTCTGCGGAGTGAGAAAACCCTCCTGTAACTTCTGTTAGGCTTGATCGGGGCATTGGACGTTTCTTACATACCATGCAAAGAATATTTGGACCATGCAAGCGACTATCGAGATCAGATGCCCAGGAGTCAATGCCAGGGCCGAATCCGACGACGAGTAGAATACATACTGATTCCGGTAAGCATGGTGTGCACGGCCGTGCCAGCCTGTGGAGTCGGAAGGCCACCCTTGACACCTATTCCAGTAACAAAGACATCCCAGCAGAACTCGTGCAACAAAATGATCTGGACAAAGTCCATGAGGTAGACCAGACCGACTGAGGAAGAGCAAGATGAGATTTGGTTCGACGGAGAAATAGAATACTTGCCGAAAGATTTGAGGAGAATAGGATCGCGCGGGAACTTGCTCTTGTAGGCATCTGGAGAACTGGATGAGAAACATCGGCAAAacgagaagaggatgacTGACAGAGTTGAAGGGTCAAAGCTGCGAACAGCATGCAACTGATACTAAGGGCTGGGATCTGTGAGGAAATGGAATAAACGTCGGTTAGCGTAGCGAGTCAATCGATACACACCAGAGGTCCCGTGCTACAAAACAAGCGAGGATTCAGGACGGTTTTGCGACGAGAAATCAAGGATGGACCTACATGAGGGCGGATGGACGCACCACGACATCTGCATCTGATGAGTTCATTGTTGGGTAAAAGGCAGGCTGTCATGGCGGATCTGGAACTACGTTTTATACAGAAGTGGTGATACCGCGCCCCCGACCGTTCCCGGAATCAAATGTAATCCCCGGCACAGCGCTGCAGCTCTAGCTCTTCTCATGTCACTTGTGGGATTGGCCTCCATCATGATGGTCATGATGGTCGATTCCTGAGTTTCGGCCTAGTCAATGTTAGCGTTATCAACGTTATCAAGAAGCAAgtcaactttgacttcatcaCGACCTCCCACGTCGGGCTTCAGCCTACAAGTCGAGTTACCAGCTCTAGTTGCCATACAGGTCGATCTGTGCACACCACGACCGTGGAATAGATACGACGAGTTCAGTCAAACCAGATGTTAGGGAACAGGAACATGTGAACGGGCCTGGATCAATCAAAATCGCTTGACAGCCGAAGACTAAATTGTGCTTATGGAGAGCAGAAATTTTTCCGCGAGTCCCATCGAGAGATTCCGGCTTCACTGCTCCAAACTCCTAGTATAAATGGATATTTAATTAATATCATGAAAAGTGGTAGAAATTTGATCAGTAACCTAGAAGCAACTTGCTGGCAACATCAGCGCCCGCGCCCGCATTATATTCTCTATATTCTGATCTGTAGTAGGCTGCACCACGAAGCTTGATCATTATCGAGCTCAGCAATGATGGCGACTCATTTTTTGACCGGGACAGCGTGTATGGCCCAGAGACACCATTGGCTCACCTCGAGATCGTCCATCAAGATGAAACCGCCCGGGGTGGGAACGAGCAACAATGAAATTATCACCAGAAGACCCTCCAACAACCTGAAGCCAAGATTAGTTTCCGCAACAATGGTCATCCGGGGCATCCTGACCATGACTCTAGTCGAAGGCGGAGTTTGTTGACAAAGGCCGAATCCCGTGATTCCCCCAAACGTAAGGATTGAATTAACAAGACATGCTTAGAGAGTTCCTTCTTGGCGCTCTAACGAACGCTGGCGACGGTTATTGCGGTATCGTAGATGAAGTAGAGGATATCGAGTTCGGGGGCGAAGAGGGGATGAAATTCGTGTATCTGACCAAAACACGACATGAAACTGTCATGTCGTGTTCTTAGCTTCCTTCAGGCTATAACTTCCAAGCACGGAGTCAATAAAACGAGCAAGTACGGTTCCATCTGATGTGGAAATGCTCGAGTCGGCGGAATAAAACCTATCATTCGGTCCAAAACAGCTTTCTATTGTTGGACTGTCTATGTCCTTCGCCTGTCAGGGACTAGGAATAGACGGGAAAATCATTCGGTAGTATCTTCCTGAACACACGTCTACCGTCAAGAAACGACTCGGATGCTTTCTCGTGAACAGTTACAGTGTACGTTTGTAAAGGCCGTCCATCCGTTTGATATTCGCTTGCGTTCCCTTCTTGAATGTTGGTCGGTTTCACGTACAAACTTGTAGAAAACGATGGAGTATGGAGATTGAGGTGGATAGGCGGCTTCGAATAATGGGAGTCCGAGTTGAGGGGCCTCGTGGTTTGGGTCCGAGTTTCTCGATGAGTTTCATCGACTTTAGACTGGAATCTTTTGAAAGGCTACCTGGGGTGAAATGTATTGTGATGCACAAACCCTTTCCTATTTTCCGTGGCTATCTTATCATTGTTAAAGTGAGTAACCCGGATCCTGGGGCCGGATCTTTTTACTCTGCCAGCTGGCATCGTGGTCGTATACGCATCTTCGTTTCGTTGCATCCATCATCACTCCTGCTTCTGTACAGGTTATTCACTGGTCTCACACTGTGAAGGTATTCGGAGGCGGGAAGACAGGTTACATGGGAGCGTGGGACGTGCACCTATATTTACTGGAGGCTCGTGAGGATCGACATTCTTCTTTGGTCCGGGTGATCAGCGTAAGTCGTGCATGGCTTTGTCGTAcatgcatcatgcatcatgatcCACATATCATTCTTGTACACAAGTGTGGCTGGAAATTCTTTGGGTTTAATTTGCGGCGTTTGGGCTCGGGCTGAACGTGTCTCCTCACCTACAACCGGTAAATTATACACAGCACATATGCGGTTAATTGCTGTACGCGAATATATTTCAAATTACTCGGAGAACTAGAGAGATGGAATCAGAGGGTTCGAAAGGAGTATTACTACAGACTCACCCTTCATGTTCTCTAAGTCATAATGCTTCGGCGCCAGCTCAACCTCAACGTTCGGGTCCACCAGGTCAACTAGACCCATGTGTTCCTCCTCATTCCCCGGCGCCATTTGATAGAGCATTCTCGACTCTTGGATGTTCACCGGTCGAGTCAACTTGTGCGCAAGTGAAGTTCAGATCTTCCTGGCTGTGGTTGTTGGCATGTCAGAGGAATTGTTGGTCAGGAAGGAAATGCAGAAAACCTGGTGGCTCCGGGTCGGTATTGAACATCGGATCGGACTTCTATAGTCCCAATATATTGTACCTGCTACATGACGGATATAAGTATACTTTGTCCGGGCCATACATCGAAATAAGTACTCACCCGAGACCGAATACGTACCCGCCTTACCGTCCATTGAAACTAACCCGACTTCAACCAAACTTCAAGAGCGAGCTTGTTGATGCAGATTGGACTCTTGGAGTGGAAAAAACCGTTGACGGAGTACGACTGACGAGCATGTTGAAGTTACACCGTACTGTAGCGCCGTGGCGCGTGAACCGTGGTTTCAGCCCAAAACAGAAACGGTGGTGGAGGGTGGAGAAGATACTGTATATTTAGCCGCGACCTACATCACATGGCACGAGCCTTAATACGACGCGTGACCCGTAAATTCGTCTGCGATCATGAGCTTGTGATAACAGTATGCGAGTCTACTGGTTGACAGGGAAAATGTCTGTGAAAGGATACCCAAGCGGCGGAAGCCTTCGTACGACGTCGACCAGACAACCCACAACCTCCCAATCATACAGAAAATCCATCGGCCTGCCAATAGAATTTGGACAACGCTTCGAAAGGATGGAGTGACCGATCGTACCGTCTGTCCGAGGTTTCAATTTGAGGAATTTGTCATCCTCCGAAGGCACAGTGAACTCTCGCAGCATTTTGGGAGACCGTTTGTGATTCGCGAGGAGACGTGGAGGGAGGCGTTTCGATTCTGACAAGGAAGATTTTGAGCGAACAGTGACTACCGCGTATGCATATTCAGGTGTAACAGTCTACTTACTAGCGACACCTAAGGGGTACGACATCATATGAAACTTGATAGATTCGTATACAAACTTCGTGCTCTCGCAACGACCGAAATGTCCCACCAGTCCTGATGAGTCTCAGGCGTAAAACGGCTAACTATCGGATGAGGGCttttgtagaagttgagAAGATAGACGATTACGAAGAGGCCATATCCTGCGTGCTCGCCTTCGTCGATGGGGAGTAATTCGTGCCCGACGTTTGATAGGAACATGCCCAACGACGAATGGGGAGGTTATGAATTTTTGGGATTTTGGACAGATGGCTTGGACCATGTCGTTCATCATATTCTGGTCTAGTACATATCCTGCAGCGAGCGCGACGACGTTTCGGTGACAATGTAGACGACCATGGTGGCAAGAGTCAAAAGTGCTGAACGCTTTGTAACTGTCCATTTCTTCACCACTTCTCTCAGCAACTCCAGATAGATAGAACTCCAGGGATTGGCGTTAAGTAGGAGAGATGACGCGAGTCCCCCTAGTCTCGATCCAGAGCTCCGTGTGGAACTAGGTTAACTTTTTTGGAGAATTAAGAGGCGGACGGAGAGACAGCGGAATATCTCTGAAGACGGAACACGGTGTGAAGGAAGAATCCAATGGGAGCATTTGAAGGGATGAGACCGGATGAACGAAGCATGAGCGGGAGAAGTATGAGGAGTTAGGATTTAATGATGGAAGTGGGCGCTAAATTTGTTTCTTGCTGCCAACCTGACACCTTTTCCCAGCCGCCATGTCAAAGCAACCTCGATATCCCACGAGCTCCTTGCCTCATGCAGGCACAGTTCCAAATAAGTTGCAAACTGGTGGATGCATAACAGTACAAGTAGGTATCGTGAGATTCTTGATATCCTGCTACTTGCATTATACCCCCATCCCTACTGAAAGAGTCCTGCCTCGAATCTTTATCTTATACAGACGATCTTCCGTCTGTAGTGTCCGCAGATCGAGCTTGATGGATCTCCTAAAGTCAGTTTTGATACTCTCTATCTCGATATTCTCCCTCCGCCTCCTCGTAAACCGTCATCGTCGTGGGTTACATCTACCTCCTGGGCCAAAGGGCTTGCCTATTGTCGGAAACTTTGTTGAAGCACGAGCGGTTGCAAACAGCAACGAACCGCCATGGGTCACGTTTTCAAAGTGGTCGCACCTCTACGGCGATATATTCACCTTCCAGGTCTTTGGCTCCCGCACGGTTGTTCTGAACTCATACAAAGCAATCATGGACCTTCTGGAGCGCAGAGCTCACAACTACTCTGACAGACCATGTATGTATCCTTGATATCAATCAATCGTTCCATGATCTCACTGTTCGTCTTCGTGCGCAGCGTCGCCCATGCTCAATGAATTAGTGAGGTTCGTTATCCTGCCTGATTGACAATTGTACATACTCAATCTTTACTTCAGGTGGAAATGGTTGTTTAGTCGTAGGCGTCAAGTTTCTGTATTCATATATAACCCACCTACTTCCCCTTTTGTCAGTTATGCGATATTCTGATTGGTGGAGGTATGTCGACAGATCCATTTGTTCTGCTTTGATTTTTTTGGCGAATTACTAATTCTTACATTTGTATAGATTGCACCGGAGGACCTTTCACCAGTCCTTCCGGTCTCGAATTGTACCAGAGTACTACGAGATTCAGAAGCAGAGAACCTCCTTACTGATCCAGAGGTTGGTCACGTCGCCAAAAGATTTCTTCGGACATGTCAGGGCGTGAGTTGCATGCATCCTTTCCAAGTCTTCCAAGTAAGCAGAGTGCTCAACATTGAAACCAGGCATTCTGGAGAAATAATCCTCGAAATCGTGTACGGTTACCGTACCCAAGACAAGATCGATCCGTACATTAAGCTGGTCGATGTGGCGATGGAGGGACTTAATGCACCAGGTGTTCACGGAACATTCATGGTCGACTTTTTCCCCATACTAAAACACGTACCTGGTGAGCCCCGATGCCCCCGTCTCCGATTCGCTCAGTTCTTATGATAAAATCTTAAACCTCTGTCCTCAAGCCTGGTTC is a genomic window containing:
- a CDS encoding uncharacterized protein (CAZy:AA7); this translates as MMLLRCTLLLLPSVYLGASAQDPAQSVFIDSSVGSKCCDALRAKLPSMVFARGTPEYNTRHATYYSLQQQELFPTCTVKPNSASDVSLIVKIAKDSQCPFAVASGGHMSWKGSSNIDGGFVIDLRGMNQIDVSPEDQMVKLGPGPLWQEVYKVMAPYNVSAIGGRINAVGIGGFLLGGGIAFASVDKGFGADNVFNYEVVLSDGRIVEANKKTNSDLFWALKMAGTNYGIVTRFDMRTYHSPSIYGAVSVYPFTKPTASELLVDFEKYVHDEENRKDFKAVVFNYNNGMDLAMAIQVNLDSVPLARMSSAEPIMHAEKVGTTHDVVDEVIAHALESTARSAWFTMTTKVNTDFFMDMQAMAQTIFEPLKNRKGLTTTLSFQSFQKSYIEGAAHSPIYNALKRSNADLVCILILITWTEPTDELVMKEATNTFGAWGEAEARKRGILDEFVYINYANERQRVYERSVTPEDLDKMQEIQKKYDSSGTFEKLWRGGYKLPKKGGARAVQHDEL